Part of the Portunus trituberculatus isolate SZX2019 chromosome 46, ASM1759143v1, whole genome shotgun sequence genome, GTTAGTTCCTTCAGGGTAAGTCAGTGAGTTTATCTTATGGTGTTTTGCATTTTAATCTGCTTTTTCTCGTCTTGGCGCCATTAATTCTAGCGTCTTCCTGTGTCTCAATGTTTGAATGTTTCAGCTTCTCCCATTGGCTGTGGGACGCTGCTgtagtctttccactctatgaagtccgttctgggcagggcacattctggaattcccatgagtgcgacgttgccagttcgactcctaattatcagattaagtaccgacccaccacccatctgtttctctctctctctctctctctctctctctctctctctctctctctctctctctctcattattatatatatatatatatatatatatatatatatatatatatatatatatatatatatatatatatatatatacatttggcGGGAAACCCGCCAACCTGtaactctggcctggcctgacttGACCCAGCGCCCAGCGCAGAGATGAaaggggacaccaccaccaccaacgtggcaacatgggaaaaaaacgcTGCCACATGCCATAGATTTTATGCAAATCGTCGTTATCATCGTAAACATAGACACTCATTGTACtatgtaacttcctttactatacacgcaatacataaaatatcactttcaaaaaccacatggatgataaataagagagagacacatgtaTACGAAAGTTGATTTGGTAGCATGGCTAGTTGTAAACGACCAtaccctgaacggacttcatagagtggaaagacttTACCTGGTATCTTGTGCTCTGATTGGCTCCTCCTGTCTGGCCGCCATCTTGATATTTTCCCGGGCTCTTCGGTGATTCGTTACAGCACCTTGCCCTTGTCTCAGAGTGGCTGTCACAGCCGTGGATGCTTTAAATGTTTGTAGCCTAGTACCAtatgtttttcctgtgtgtaggcctgcttttttattatattagcCTTGCAGCCTCATAAGCTCAATTATTTgatgcattttctttaatttgctagTGCTACAATGTTATTTACAAGTGCAACAGTGTTTTTTgtgcattgttattttattactgtCTCCTTGAGTGAACTTgaaatttttctgtttctttgtttcttgctttcttctattgctttctgcttatacttcattgttttctctctgcATTTTCTATCTGCCCATGCTGTTGGctggttattttattttcagtattatttttcttacactacCTACGATTATTTTCCtgtgtattatttttccctgttgatatttttttcatgtttatgtgtgattttcgttatatttttgtatgttcatGCCTGGATTTTCATCGCAGACTGAGACTACTACTGCATCTGATTATGAAATGTCTGCCTGATGTGTTTTCATTGCTGCTGATACTCCAGCCAGTGTatggtgtatggtaatatatgtCATTGTGTTCCATTGAATACTTATTGAGTGTTTTTCAGTATAACCACTCTAGTGAATTATTTTTGAGTATCTCATGCTTGATTTGCATCTTGTCCcaagtgttatatttatttttataattgtaccatctcttaattttttttattcagtattgaAATCACTGCATGAAGTTTTCTCAGCAGTACTTCCATGTACTTTTGATACCAATTGCAATGCCTGGTGTATTAtgaaaaactaatatttttgcCCGTCTTAGCTTGACTGTGCTGTGCTCTGTACTCCACTTGGTGCTACGAGATGTACTGCCcaagtgtgtgtttatgagtgaGCCCTGGACGTAGTTACTTCCATTTTGCTTCAGAGTGTAACTATAACACCttactttattgctgtttttacttattttattttttatgttgctaCGCTGTGGTAAGCTTTATTCTTGCACCATGTCTTCTCatgataataacactactactaccacagttgctactgtcactcactactatgactactactcttactacaactgctactactacttctacccttactacaactcctactactactgctaatgcccctcctgttccttctacatTGTTTCAAAGCCCTGTGCTTGCTCCAACTTTTAAACTCTTACACCATGATCCTTCAATCCAGAagtttggtggtgatgacatCTCTCAGTATTCTCCTTTACAATTCTTGCAACAATGTGAAGACAGTATTCGCAACTCTAACATCACTTCAGGTGTTGATAAAATTTCTTTTGTGCGTTCTCAGTTACAGCCAGGATCTATTGCTGCTGATTTAATGTCGGCTTCTGCTTTCAATCCTAAAACCTTGAATTATGATTATAACGCTTATAGAGCAAATTTCTTACAAGCATTTGGTATGCCCCAACAGCCAGATTCATTCCAGGGGGTCTTTGACGAAGCAGATACAATGACTAACAATTTAGGTGTCCTCAATTGCTTAAGAGCTCTTCCTCGCTCTGCTGAAttagcttctgctgctgttgattcACTTAAAGCTTCAAATTGGATTACTAATACAATGTCTGAGCAGCGATTTCATGATATCATTGAATTTCTCTATTACATTAACTTTTTGACCTAGTGAGCGCAGAATTGCGTCTACACTTACATATACTCAGACAGATAATCTACTTGATTTCTCATCTAAAATTGCTTCTAGATTAAAAGAACATCCAGCTCACGTGCACGTTGTAGCTTCCACTACTACTTCACCTTTAAATTCTGCTAACCAGACTTCACAACCTAGTGCACCAGCTTCTGATAAGCAACATGCTGTGTATGCCTGTACAAACAGGAACATACCACTGTCACAAACAGGGACATACCATTAAACGTTGTTTTTTGCGACAGCGTCATGAAAGAAATGCAGCGCGTTCTCCCTCAGCTCAGCGTCTTTCTCGCTATGAGTCTCTTCAAGACTTCCATCATGTCACATGCTCTGTGCCCTGTCGCCCGAGATCGTCTTCTCGGCAGGGATGTCCTGCGTCGCGTCTAATTCTTGAACGACCACCTAAGTCTTGCCTTATTCATGGTCCAGGTAATCATTCTTCTGAAGAATGCTTTAAAATTCAATGCCTTCAGCATCAGCAACATGTTACTGTGTCTTCACCACAGTCAAATTTTTAACAGCGCCAGCATTCTCCTCCTATAATATAGACATTCTCTCAGACATGCCAGTCCCGTCGATTCCTACAGTTATTGCTGCAACGGCGCGACGTCTTCATTTGCAAATGTACACTTATGGCTCCTTTCACAGTTTGCATTGATACAGGAGCTGACTGTAGCTTACTGACAGAACGTGCTTACCAGCACCTTAATAAATTGTATAATGTTCCTCTATCAAAAGAGAACCAGATTTTCATGCAGCTCACGGCTCTCCTCTCAATATTATTGGTTCAGTAATTTTGCCTGTGTCCTTTCATAATCATGATTATACCTTTGATGTAAAATTTTTTGTAGTAACAAATTTTGTGTTGAACTGTGATGCTCTCTTTGGCTATGATGAGTTAGTTAAACATTATATTACAATATTTCCCCGTTATCATGCTGTCAGCCATAATGGATTCACGTATTATGCTTCAGACTCGCCTGTTTCTGTTCTTACAGTTGCCTCACCACGCGTACATTTTGAACAGTCATGTCTACCTGCTTTTGACGAAGCACTGTTACCGCAGCGTACTCAGAATCCTTCGTCCCCGCAGTCAAACTTAGCACCTTCGTCCCCGGAGTCGAAACGTTCTGTCTCCTCGGATTGTTGTGCGGCTGTCATTGTTGGTGACCAGTTTATAGGTCCTACTTCGGCAACTAAAGTTCCAGTACGTGTTCTTCGTGCCCCAGTTGGCGCATGCGTGATCTCACATCCTGATAGTGCCAGGATTCAGCGTTTAGCTTTAGAAGGTACACTCTCTACCATGCGATGTGGTCACCTTACTGATGCTTTAGTCACTAATCTCACAGGTTCGTCCATTACGCTTAAAGATGGCGTGCACCTTGGTTCCTTTAGTGTGATAGATGAAGCTTCTTTTCAGGATTCTCCACCTTTGATAGGAGCTGTAGATTCACAGTCTGCTAGTTCCTGCTCTTCAGCTGAACTGATCACTCAGTTGGAGGCACATGTCTAAGTTGCAGATTTTCCTGCAGAAGCACAGCGTCTCTATGACATTCTTGTAGCTCACAGACAAGCTATTACTTTACCAGGTGAACCTTTAGGTGTTACTGACCGTGTACAGCATCATATTGACCTTTAGCCTAACACATGCCCTATCCATGTTCCATCTTATCGCTTGCCTCATTCTCAGCGTCAAGCAGCTCAAGAATTAGTGCAAGGCATGCTTGATGAAGGTATTATTCAAGAATCGTGCTCTCCATGGAACTCACCTCTCTTCTTTGTGCCAAAGAAAGATGGTTCTTACCGTGCAGTCATTGAATTTAGAAAAGTTAACCAAGTCACAATTCCTGACCATTATCCCTTACCAGTACTTAGTGACATTTTACAGTCCATCGGTAAGGACAATACAGTATTCACAACACTTGACTTGAAAAGTGGATTTTGGCAAATTCCTTTGTCTCCAAGTAGCAGACCCATTACTGCATTTTCTACGCCAAAAGGTCATTTTGAGTGGCTTCGTTGCCCCGTGGGTCTTCGTAACTCTCCACTAACCTGCCAACGACTAGTAAATTCACTCTTCCAAGGTCTTATTGGCgatggtttgtttgtctatcttgatGATTTAATTTTAGTCTCTAAAGATTTAGACAGTCACTTTCACAAATTTGCTCTAGTATTACAGAAATTCATAGAAGCTGGTCTTAAGCTTAACATCACAAAATGTCAATTCTTGCTTTCTCGCATTGCATTTCTTGGCCATGTGGTGGATCGCCATGGTATTCACACTACGAATGCTAAAGTCAAAGCTGTTCAAGACTTTCCTACCCCAACCACGACTAACAATGTCCGATCTTATCTTGGGATTAGCAGGATATTATCGTGCGTTCATTAAGAATTTTGCCACTATTGTGTCTCCACTAACGCGTCTTCTGAAGAAAAATGTACCCTTTCATTGGGATGCAATTCATGACTACAGCTTCACTGTTCTTAAATCAGCTCTTACACAAGCTCCAGTATTATCATTTCCTGACTACTCCTTGCCTTTTGTGATCTGTTCAGATGCATCGTCTCAAGGTATTGGTTCTGTCCTGATGCAACAAGTTCCGGGTAGTCGTCCCCAAGTCATTCATTGCCTTCGCGAGTCgtgtacttaaccccttcaatacggtgacgcctatgtaggcgtcatgaagccccagtagcatatatggtgacgcctacgtagacatcatatttcttttctgagctttcttctgtTCAGGTGTcctgtatagtgtgttggataccaactacacatgccgtatgctgtccttgaaatcctagtgctcctcccaccatccttgtctccaccaatcactaaagataagctacatgtatccgccttgtgtctaaaattacccaatggcatagactgttcccatatctctctctctctctctctctctctctctctctctctctctctctctctctctctctctctctctctctctctctctctctctctctctccctccctcccttgtttccctctcctccctccctcttcctcgaaagataagctacatgcgtcacgcttgtgtctaaaatattatctctctctctctctctctctctctctctctctctctctctctctctctctctctctctctctctctctctctctctctccaaagagagaagcgtccactttcctcttcgaaggcgatatagtgactaaaaatagcagcataatacacaaagacgacaagtatgacaagcttgcacgagtttcccgcattcgggcgcgcggcactaccacccgtatatcatacaggcgggcttttttaacatccggcgcgaaggggttaatgcttGTGAATCACGTTATTCAGTAACAAATCTAGAAGCTCTCGCATTAGTTTGGTCTCTTAAACATTTCCGTGACATCATTTATGGTTATCCAATTACTGTGTATACTGACCATGTTACCGTCACACAACTTTTCAAAGGCAAAAATTTATCTGGTTGGATGGTTCCTCACCATTGAAGAATTTAATCCTGACATCAAATACCTGCCGGGTCGTGCTAATTTAGTATCGGATGCGTTGTCCTGCAATGTTGCGGTTACTTTGTTGGTATAGAAAGCGTACCAACTATTGGAGCTAAGGCTAATTGAGGAAACTGAATTAAAAGCATTCAGTGGAGGGTTACTtttattacaaaaatatttGGGTACACATATAAATAATATTTACAATAGGGATTTTAATAAGTTTGTATGCgattgtgtatgtatgaatgtatgtatgaatgagtgaatgtgtgtgaatgtgtagtgttttgtgttgtatattatacaaatataaataaaatgaataatacaataataagagagtaagacaaatatattataaaaaaaagtaaataataaattagTATGCCATGAAATGTGAGACAGGAGATGTATGGTGATAACAGAAAATGCAATGATTGTAGGGCAGACTTAAGTAAACGGCCGCTACAATACTCCCCCCCTAGTTTCGagggaggagaaacgagatTTTCCTGGTGCGGCTGGATGAGTCAGGACCGTCCAGGGACGTTGTGGCGACCACCTGAGGTTGAGCAGGGTCAAGCAGGTAGGCCGGTTTGACCCGGTCCATGGATACAGCGTCCTGAGTGCCGTTCCGGTCGATGGTCACAGTCTTGCGTGTCCGCCGCAAGACACGATAGGGCCCTTGGTATGGTTGTGAGAGGGGGTGCTGAACAGCATCGACGCGGACGAAGACGTGTGTACAGGTGTCCAGGTCCTGGCTCACAAAAATCTTCTTAGGAGAGGAGCGAGGCTGGACTGGCTGTAGGTTGCGCATGGCACT contains:
- the LOC123519720 gene encoding uncharacterized protein LOC123519720, with amino-acid sequence MLVPSQEPDLCSARDFATRLHSAMRNLQPVQPRSSPKKIFVSQDLDTCTHVFVRVDAVQHPLSQPYQGPYRVLRRTRKTVTIDRNGTQDAVSMDRVKPAYLLDPAQPQVVATTSLDGPDSSSRTRKISFLLPRN